From Elephas maximus indicus isolate mEleMax1 chromosome 1, mEleMax1 primary haplotype, whole genome shotgun sequence, a single genomic window includes:
- the MICAL1 gene encoding F-actin-monooxygenase MICAL1 isoform X4, with protein MALPTSTNPAHAHFESFLQAQLCQDVLSSFQGLCEALGVEAGRGLTQYHKIKAQLNYWSAKSLWAKLDKRAGQPVYQQGRACTSTKCLVVGAGPCGLRTAVELALLGAHVVLVEKRTKFSRHNVLHLWPFTIHDLRALGAKKFYGRFCTGTLDHISIRQLQLVLLKVALLLGVEIHWGVTFSGLQPPPKKGSGWRAQLQPSPPAQLANYEFDVLISAAGGKFVPEGFTVREMRGKLAIGITANFVNGRTVEETQVPEISGVARIYNQSFFQSLLKATGIDLENIVYYKDDTHYFVMTAKKQCLLRLGVLRQDYSETDRLLGSANVVPEALQHFARAAADFATHGKLGKLEFAQDAHGHPDVSAFDFTSMMRAESSARVQEKHGARLLLGLVGDCLVEPFWPLGTGVARGFLAAFDAAWMVKRWAEGAEPLEVLAERESLYQLLSQTSPENMHRNVAQYGLDPATRYPNLNLRAVTPNQVQDLYDVLAKEPVQKKSDKTDTGKLATGTQEALLRWCQEQTTGYPGVRVTDLSSSWADGLALCALVYRLCPGLLEPSELQGVGALEATSRALKVAEQELGITPVLSAQAVVAGSDPLGLIAYLSHFHSAFKDKPHSPGPVSQGSPGTSSAVLFLGKLQRTLQRTRAQENGENAGGKKPRLVVEAEIPSTEDPPVPEPSVPLTPPPQNQEVGAGDLCALCGERLYILERLCVDGCFFHRSCFHCHVCEATLWPGSYGQHPGDGHFYCLQHLPQPGHKDDNRDTGSESRELPTPGSDSLPSAPSMPPVPQEGTNPAPSPSRPARQLIRLSSPERRRLSSLNLTPDPEMEPPPKPPRSCATLARQALEGSFVGWGMPAQGPQGLPSSALVALKEEEGESPPSSEEEEEEQEDIALDEDMEQALLTFAKNSGTMDKYPTWRRTLMRRGKEEQMKRFCKAQAIQRRQNEIEVSLMELEAEGMKLELALRSPSISPEKQKALWLEQLLKLVEKKNGLVAEEAELMITVQELKLEDEQWQLDQELRGYMNREETLKTAADRQAEDRILKKLLDVVHQRDALICFQEERRLSELAFGVGAQG; from the exons ATGGCATTGCCCACTTCCACCAACCCAGCGCATGCCCACTTTGAGAGCTTCCTGCAGGCCCAGCTGTGCCAGGATGTGCTGAGCAGCTTCCAGGGGCTATGTGAGGCCCTGGGGGTGGAGGCTGGCAGGGGGCTGACCCAGTATCACAAGATCAAGGCTCAGCTCAACTACTGGAGTGCGAAGTCCCTGTGGGCCAAGTTGGACAAACGAGCAGGCCAGCCTGTGTACCAGCAGGGCCGGGCCTGCACCAGCACCAAG TGCCTAGTGGTGGGCGCTGGACCTTGCGGGCTACGAACTGCAGTGGAGCTGGCACTGCTAGGGGCCCACGTGGTGCTGGTAGAAAAGCGCACCAAGTTCTCTCGTCACAACGTGCTCCACCTCTGGCCCTTCACCATCCACGACTTGCGAGCACTCGGTGCCAAGAAGTTCTATGGGCGCTTCTGCACTGGCACCTTGGACCACATCA gCATCCGGCAGCTTCAGCTGGTACTGCTGAAGGTGGCATTACTGCTGGGGGTGGAAATTCACTGGGGTGTCACTTTCAGCGGCCTCCAGCCCCCTCCCAAAAAGG ggagtggctggcgTGCCCAACTCCAGCCCAGCCCCCCAGCCCAACTGGCCAACTATGAATTTGATGTCCTTATCTCGGCTGCTGGAGGTAAATTCGTCCCTGAAG GCTTCACAGTTCGAGAAATGCGAGGCAAACTGGCCATTGGCATCACGGCCAACTTTGTGAATGGGCGCACCGTGGAGGAGACACAGGTGCCTGAGATCAGTGGCGTGGCCAGGATCTACAACCAGAGCTTCTTCCAGAGCCTGCTCAAGGCCACAG GCATTGATCTGGAGAACATTGTGTACTACAAGGACGACACCCACTACTTTGTGATGACAGCCAAGAAGCAGTGCCTACTGCGACTGGGGGTGCTACGCCAG GACTATTCGGAGACCGATCGGCTCTTGGGAAGTGCCAATGTGGTGCCCGAGGCTCTGCAGCACTTTGCCCGGGCAGCTGCTGACTTTGCCACCCATGGCAAGCTCGGGAAGCTGGAGTTTGCCCAGGATGCCCACGGGCACCCTGACGTCTCTGCCTTTGACTTCACAAGCATGATGCGGGCGGAGAGCTCTGCTCGCGTGCAAGAGAAGCACGGTGCCCGCCTGCTGCTGGGACTGGTGGGGGACTGCCTGGTGGAG CCCTTCTGGCCCCTGGGCACTGGAGTGGCCCGGGGCTTCCTGGCCGCCTTTGATGCAGCCTGGATGGTAAAGCGGTGGGCAGAAGGTGCTGAGCCCCTAGAGGTGCTGGCTGAGCG CGAGAGCCTGTACCAGCTCCTGTCACAGACATCCCCGGAAAACATGCACCGCAACGTGGCCCAGTATGGGCTGGACCCAGCCACCCGCTACCCCAACCTGAACCTCCGGGCTGTGACTCCCAACCAG GTACAAGACCTGTATGATGTGCTAGCCAAGGAACCTGTGCAGAAGAAGAGTGACAAGACAGACACAGGAAAGCTGGCCACTG GCACCCAGGAGGCATTGCTACGCTGGTGCCAGGAGCAAACCACTGGGTACCCAGGTGTCCGTGTCACTGACCTGTCCTCCTCCTGGGCTGACGGGCTAGCTCTGTGTGCTCTGGTGTATCGGCTGTGCCCTGGCCTGCT GGAACCCTCAGAGCTGCAGGGGGTGGGGGCTTTGGAAGCAACTTCGCGGGCGCTGAAGGTGGCAGAGCAGGAGCTGGGCATCACACCAGTGTTGTCTGCACAGGCAGTGGTGGCGGGAAGTGATCCGCTGGGCCTTATTGCCTACCTTAGCCACTTCCACAGTGCCTTCAAGGACAAGCCCCACAGCCCAG GCCCCGTCAGCCAAGGATCTCCAGGGACCTCCAGCGCTGTCTTATTCCTTGGCAAACTGCAGAGGACCCTGCAGCGGACCCGGGCCCAG gaaaatggggagaatgctgGTGGCAAGAAACCTCGCTTGGTG GTAGAGGCTGAGATTCCAAGTACTGAGGATCCACCTGTCCCAGAGCCCAGTGTACCCCTGACACCCCCACCCCAAAACCAGGAG GTTGGTGCTGGGGACCTGTGTGCACTCTGTGGGGAACGCCTCTATATCCTGGAACGCCTCTGTGTCGACGGCTGTTTCTTCCACCGGAGCTGCTTCCACTGCCATGTCTGTGAGGCCACGTTGTGGCCAGGGAGCTATGGGCAGCACCCAGGAGATG GACACTTCTACTGCCTCCAGCACCTGCCCCAACCAGGCCACAAAGATGATAACAGGGACACAGGCTCTGAGAGTCGG gagctgcccacaccaGGCAGTGACAGTCTGCCATCGGCCCCCTCGATGCCCCCAGTCCCCCAGGAAGGTACCAATCCTGCACCAAGTCCCAGCCGGCCTGCCCGTCAGCTGATTCGCCTCTCTAGCCCAGAACGCCGGCGGTTATCCTCCCTTAACCTTACCCCTGACCCGGAAATGGAGCCCCCTCCTAAGCCCCCCCGCAGCTGCGCTACCTTGGCCCGCCAGGCCCTGGAGGGCAGCTTTGTGGGCTGGGGAATGCCCGCCCAGGGACCTCAAG GGCTCCCTAGCTCAGCTCTTGTGGCCttgaaggaggaggaaggagagagtcCCCCCTCCagtgaagaggaagaagaggaacagGAAGATATTGCTTTGGATGAAGACATGGAGCAG GCCCTGCTGACCTTTGCCAAGAACTCAGGTACCATGGACAAGTATCCAACATGGCGCCGGACTCTGATGCGCCGTGGCAAGGAAGAGCAGATGAAGAGATTCTGCAAGGCCCAG GCCATCCAACGGCGACAAAATGAGATCGAGGTTTCTCTGATGGAGCTGGAGGCTGAGGGCATGAAGCTGGAGCTGGCCTTGAGGAGCCCCAGCA TTTCCCCAGAAAAGCAAAAGGCACTGTGGCTAGAACAGCTGTTAAAGCTTGTTGAGAAGAAAAACGGTCTGGTGGCTGAGGAAGCTGAACTCATGATCAC GGTGCAGGAGCTGAAATTGGAGGACGAACAGTGGCAGCTGGACCAGGAACTACGAGGCTACATGAACCGGGAAG AAACCCTAAAGACAGCTGCTGATCGGCAGGCTGAGGACCGGATCCTAAAGAAGCTGCTGGATGTGGTGCACCAGCGAGATGCTCTCATCTGCTTCCAGGAAGAGCGCAGGCTCAGTGAGCTGGCCTTCGGGGTGGGGGCCCAGGGTTAG